In Capsicum annuum cultivar UCD-10X-F1 unplaced genomic scaffold, UCD10Xv1.1 ctg82918, whole genome shotgun sequence, the DNA window TTGAGTGGGAATCCTTCCGATCAGGTTGTTGTATGATAGATCCAAACTCTCGATATTCTGTAGATTTGAGAATTCTGATGGTATCATTCCAGTTATGTGGTTATGTGACAAGTTTAGAGCATGTATTTGGGTAAGATTACTGAGCTCCTTAGGTAATTCGCCACTTAATTGGTTGCAAGAAAGATCGATTCCGGACATATCATCAACAATGCTACCTTCATAGGAATATGTGTTGTGTTTGGTCATAAACTCTGCTCCAACCCATGCATAGTTATTTAGAAACATAATTGGTGATGATGACTTGATTGAGGATTCTACATCTATCATTGTATCTCCTCCAAACGTCTGGAATCCTTCATAGCCAAATGATGAACTGTATGGGTATGCTACTATTATAGATTCTTGGTGCATAATGTTCCCAACGCAACGTGGAATAGGTCCCGAGAGATTGTTATGAGAAATATCCATAATTCTCAGTTCACTCGCACGGCACAATTCTGTGGGAATGGCGCCTTGAAGATGATTTCCTTTTAAAAGTAAGGTAGTTATCCCAAGACTGCCCAACCATTTTGGAATCGAGCCACTGAAGTTGTTATATCTTAGATCCAACACTTTTAAATATGAGTTTGAGAACATGTTGAATTCCCCTTGTAACTTGTTTTTGCCCAGATACACACGTTGTAACTCTCGGAAAGCACTGAAACAGGCTGGAATCACACCGACAAGGTTGTTTTCAGAGAGATCTAACACCTCCAGTCTTTCAAGTCTACAGTAATCAGGTGGGCTATGACCCTTTAGATGGTTTTTGGACAATGCAAGGGAGGTTAAGGAGGAGATATTACCAAGCCATGCTGGTATATTTCCTGACAAGTTATTGTAACTTAAGTCCAACGTTTGTAAGGGAGTAGTGGATAACTTCTGTGGAATTGGGCCGGAGAAGTTATTCCCATCCAAGTATAAATATTGGAAATTGTTGATGTTACCTGAAACTGGAAATATTTCCCCTTTCAACATGTTATTAGACAATCTCAGAAGATATAACTTGGATCCTTCACGAGCCAATCCTATCGGAAGCTCTCCATTTAACTTATTGTATGACAAATCCAAGCATTCAAGGTTTTTCATGTCAGAAAAACTTGAAGGCAACATGCCTTCAAGCATATTGTTGGACATTGTTGATATCACGAGATTTGGGAAAATGGATCCAATGTTAGGAGGAACTGGCCCTCGAATCTTGTTGTTCGAGATATCCAAAGCTTTCAGATTATGAAGGAATGGCAATTGAAGAGATCCAGCGAATGCATTTCCATCCAAGTAAACTTCTCCAAGCCTAGAATTGTTTTCTAACAACCAATTTGGAAAGTCTCCACCAATGTTGCATCTCGAGAGACG includes these proteins:
- the LOC124895555 gene encoding receptor-like protein 15, translated to MSSLKVLSVAQCNLNGTLPHQGLCELKYLEELSLSRNSFIGTFPTCLGNLTYLRVIDLTQNQFTGNIASSPLSSLFSLEYLLIANNNFEIPISFESFANHSKLKFVIADYNSVIVQTTSKSWIPKFQLEALSLFNCSQMPNFLHYQHHLRLLRLSRCNIGGDFPNWLLENNSRLGEVYLDGNAFAGSLQLPFLHNLKALDISNNKIRGPVPPNIGSIFPNLVISTMSNNMLEGMLPSSFSDMKNLECLDLSYNKLNGELPIGLAREGSKLYLLRLSNNMLKGEIFPVSGNINNFQYLYLDGNNFSGPIPQKLSTTPLQTLDLSYNNLSGNIPAWLGNISSLTSLALSKNHLKGHSPPDYCRLERLEVLDLSENNLVGVIPACFSAFRELQRVYLGKNKLQGEFNMFSNSYLKVLDLRYNNFSGSIPKWLGSLGITTLLLKGNHLQGAIPTELCRASELRIMDISHNNLSGPIPRCVGNIMHQESIIVAYPYSSSFGYEGFQTFGGDTMIDVESSIKSSSPIMFLNNYAWVGAEFMTKHNTYSYEGSIVDDMSGIDLSCNQLSGELPKELSNLTQIHALNLSHNHITGMIPSEFSNLQNIESLDLSYNNLIGRI